The Acetivibrio saccincola genome window below encodes:
- a CDS encoding acetate kinase, translating to MKVLVINTGSSSLKYQLIDMTNENVLAKGVCERIGLEQSFLKHSKIGENAVVIEKDLYNHRLAIKEVINALTDDKIGVIKDMSEISAVGHRVVHGGEKFYQSVIIDDEVKKAIEECSELAPLHNPSNIVGIEACKQIMPDVPMVAVFDTAFHQTMPRHAYIYALPYEIYEKYRLRRYGFHGTSHKYVSERAAQMLNRPIEELKIITCHLGNGASICAVKYGKSVETSMGFTPLQGLCMGTRSGTIDPAVISFLMEKEKMTVKDISDFLNKKSGVLGVSGVSSDFRDIQEAAENGNDRAQLALDIFCYRVKGFIGDYAAIMNGVDAVVFTAGIGENNDYVRSKILTDMDFFGIKIDEEKNKVRGEEMDISTPDAKVRTLVIPTNEELAIARETVRLIKNGN from the coding sequence ATGAAAGTACTGGTTATTAATACCGGAAGTTCATCACTAAAATACCAATTAATTGATATGACCAATGAAAATGTACTTGCAAAAGGAGTATGCGAAAGGATTGGTCTTGAACAGTCTTTTTTAAAACATTCAAAAATAGGTGAAAATGCCGTTGTTATTGAAAAAGATTTGTATAACCACAGATTAGCCATAAAAGAGGTTATAAATGCATTAACTGACGATAAAATCGGTGTAATTAAAGATATGAGTGAAATATCCGCTGTAGGTCACCGTGTTGTACACGGGGGAGAAAAATTTTATCAATCTGTAATAATTGATGATGAAGTAAAGAAAGCAATAGAAGAGTGTTCTGAGCTTGCTCCCCTTCACAATCCTTCAAACATTGTAGGAATAGAGGCGTGCAAGCAAATAATGCCTGATGTTCCCATGGTTGCGGTTTTTGACACTGCATTTCATCAAACAATGCCAAGACATGCCTATATTTATGCCCTTCCATATGAAATATATGAAAAATACCGCTTAAGAAGATATGGATTTCACGGGACATCCCATAAATATGTTTCAGAAAGAGCTGCCCAGATGTTAAACAGACCGATAGAGGAGCTAAAAATTATTACATGCCATTTAGGTAACGGGGCCAGCATTTGTGCTGTTAAATACGGAAAATCAGTTGAAACTTCCATGGGATTTACCCCTCTTCAAGGTTTGTGTATGGGAACACGCAGTGGTACCATTGACCCGGCGGTAATATCCTTTTTAATGGAAAAGGAGAAGATGACGGTTAAAGACATAAGTGACTTTTTAAATAAAAAGTCCGGAGTTCTTGGGGTATCAGGGGTCAGCAGCGATTTTAGGGATATACAGGAAGCAGCTGAAAACGGAAATGACAGGGCACAACTTGCATTGGATATATTCTGCTACAGGGTAAAAGGCTTTATAGGGGACTATGCAGCTATTATGAACGGTGTTGACGCTGTAGTATTTACTGCAGGTATCGGGGAAAACAATGATTATGTGAGAAGCAAAATATTAACTGATATGGACTTTTTTGGAATAAAAATAGATGAAGAGAAAAATAAAGTCAGAGGAGAAGAAATGGACATAAGTACTCCGGATGCAAAAGTAAGAACTCTTGTTATACCAACAAATGAAGAACTTGCTATTGCGAGGGAAACTGTGAGACTGATAAAAAACGGTAATTAA
- a CDS encoding stage V sporulation protein S, with translation MSILKVSAKSSPNSIAGALTGFIKEEGTAEIQAVGAGALNQAIKAIAIARGFVAPLGIELVCIPAFTEVEIDGQEKTAIRLIVEPRK, from the coding sequence ATGAGCATCTTAAAAGTTTCAGCAAAATCCAGTCCAAACTCTATAGCAGGAGCGTTAACAGGATTCATCAAAGAAGAGGGAACAGCTGAGATTCAAGCAGTTGGAGCAGGAGCATTAAACCAAGCGATAAAAGCAATCGCCATAGCAAGAGGTTTTGTTGCCCCACTTGGAATTGAGCTGGTTTGTATTCCGGCCTTCACAGAAGTTGAGATTGATGGACAGGAGAAGACCGCAATAAGGCTTATTGTTGAGCCGAGGAAATAG
- a CDS encoding ATPase: protein MLKDSILKYQDQLQSIKKKYEKSKNYYYQQKGKKEQLSEQRSKLEKMLQRCIDNIELLDKVRILLGRVSEFAREQARVQIESLVTNCLQFIFDTNLEFRIEINEVRGRPEAEFFVISNYTGQVIKTKPQDARGGGVVDIISLAIRIAMLECSVDEIKGPVILDEPAKHVSDEYIVQVSEFLKQVALMFNRQVIMVTHNNHLKEMADNWYKVEMVDGISIVKTEDTEVHF from the coding sequence TTGCTAAAGGACAGTATTTTAAAATATCAGGACCAGCTTCAAAGTATCAAAAAGAAATATGAGAAAAGCAAAAATTATTATTATCAGCAAAAGGGAAAAAAAGAGCAGTTGTCAGAGCAGCGTTCAAAGCTTGAAAAAATGCTTCAAAGGTGTATTGACAATATAGAGCTTTTGGATAAAGTCAGGATACTTTTAGGTCGGGTTTCGGAATTTGCAAGGGAACAAGCCAGGGTTCAGATAGAGTCACTGGTTACAAACTGTCTCCAGTTTATTTTTGATACTAATTTGGAGTTTAGGATTGAAATTAATGAAGTAAGAGGAAGACCGGAGGCGGAGTTTTTTGTCATCAGTAATTATACAGGACAGGTTATAAAGACAAAACCTCAGGATGCAAGGGGAGGAGGAGTGGTAGATATTATATCATTGGCAATCAGGATTGCCATGCTGGAATGCAGTGTTGATGAAATTAAAGGGCCTGTTATTTTAGATGAGCCTGCAAAGCATGTCAGCGATGAATATATTGTACAGGTCTCTGAATTTTTAAAACAAGTTGCATTGATGTTTAATAGACAGGTAATAATGGTTACTCATAACAATCATTTGAAAGAAATGGCAGATAATTGGTATAAAGTTGAAATGGTTGATGGTATAAGTATAGTGAAAACAGAGGATACAGAAGTACATTTTTAG
- a CDS encoding RDD family protein, translated as MEVGKLSKRVWAYLFDIIIVTGIYAGILVVLHALGKDIPIKGVIERNPNDLALMYLTFGLLYLFYEVAFLSSNFSTTPGKLILNLQVISCKKSTIFDALIRSCIKVVATLTQIVPVIFFILSIFTANKQAVHDIAADTIVMQRKKRRVVRTTNRDPSVDLFEEMKRRGLKTYSEQVALAKELNLYKGKKQAATPSYAWLGVLIFVFSIVCAMFFVSFFYSDIKAIASTVTM; from the coding sequence ATGGAGGTAGGCAAACTGTCCAAAAGAGTTTGGGCATATCTTTTTGACATCATTATTGTGACAGGCATTTATGCAGGCATTTTAGTGGTTTTACATGCATTGGGGAAGGACATACCAATTAAAGGGGTTATAGAGAGAAATCCCAACGATTTAGCACTGATGTATCTGACTTTTGGATTGTTGTATTTATTTTATGAAGTGGCTTTTTTATCTTCAAATTTTTCAACCACTCCAGGGAAGCTGATTTTGAATCTTCAGGTTATTTCCTGTAAAAAGAGCACTATTTTTGATGCATTAATCAGGTCCTGTATCAAAGTTGTGGCTACTTTAACTCAAATAGTACCGGTTATATTTTTTATTTTGTCCATATTCACAGCAAACAAGCAGGCAGTACACGATATAGCGGCAGATACAATTGTTATGCAGAGAAAAAAAAGACGTGTTGTCCGTACCACCAATAGAGACCCCAGTGTGGATTTATTTGAAGAGATGAAGAGAAGAGGGCTTAAGACATATAGTGAACAGGTGGCACTGGCAAAAGAATTAAATTTGTATAAAGGAAAAAAGCAGGCTGCTACACCTTCATATGCCTGGCTGGGGGTTTTAATTTTTGTTTTTTCCATTGTGTGTGCTATGTTTTTTGTCAGCTTTTTCTATTCAGATATTAAAGCTATAGCCAGCACTGTTACCATGTAA
- the rny gene encoding ribonuclease Y, translated as MCAINFFIGLGIGIVIAVIASIIASGISFKKGIEFRKKKAEAEIGSAEEEAKRIISEAEKVAEAKKREVLLEAKEEVHKSRVELDREIKDRRNELQRQERRLVQKEETLDRKLDMIEQKEEHLNKKTKEIQELEEKTLELQNKQIEELERISGLSVDEAKEVLLKKVESEVRHDMAALVKEIENKAKDEADAKAKEIIAMAIQKCSADHVSEVTVSVVPLPNDEMKGRIIGREGRNIRTLETLTGIDLIIDDTPEAVILSGFDPIKREVARIALEKLILDGRIHPARIEEMVDKAKKEVENSIRQEGENATFETGVHGLHPELVKLLGKLKFRTSYGQNVLTHSIEVAHLAGIMAAELGMDVNLAKRAGLLHDIGKAVDHEVEGSHVTIGADLAKKYRESPEVVNAIASHHGDTDATTLVAVLIQAADSISAARPGARRETLESYIKRVERLEEIANSHELVDKSFAIQAGREVRIMVKADEVTDQGIPLLAREIVEKIEQELDYPGQIKVNVIRETRHIEYAK; from the coding sequence GTGTGTGCTATAAATTTTTTTATTGGATTAGGCATTGGCATAGTAATTGCAGTAATTGCTTCAATTATTGCTTCAGGAATAAGTTTTAAAAAAGGAATTGAATTCAGGAAGAAAAAAGCAGAGGCCGAAATAGGCAGTGCTGAAGAAGAGGCAAAAAGGATAATCAGCGAAGCTGAAAAAGTAGCTGAAGCCAAAAAAAGGGAAGTGCTGCTTGAGGCCAAGGAAGAAGTTCATAAAAGCAGGGTTGAACTTGACAGGGAAATAAAGGACAGAAGGAATGAGCTTCAGAGACAAGAGAGACGTCTGGTTCAAAAAGAAGAGACCTTAGACAGAAAGCTTGACATGATAGAGCAAAAGGAAGAGCATTTAAATAAGAAAACAAAGGAAATTCAAGAACTGGAAGAAAAGACTCTGGAGCTTCAGAATAAGCAGATTGAAGAGCTGGAGAGAATATCAGGGCTTTCAGTTGATGAAGCTAAAGAAGTCCTTTTGAAAAAAGTCGAAAGTGAAGTTAGACATGATATGGCCGCTCTTGTCAAGGAGATTGAAAACAAGGCAAAAGATGAAGCAGATGCAAAGGCAAAGGAAATAATTGCCATGGCAATTCAAAAGTGTTCTGCCGATCACGTTTCAGAAGTTACTGTTTCTGTTGTTCCGCTACCAAATGATGAAATGAAGGGGAGAATAATAGGTAGGGAAGGTAGAAATATCAGGACTTTAGAAACACTTACGGGAATTGATCTTATCATTGACGATACGCCAGAGGCAGTTATATTGTCAGGATTTGATCCCATTAAGAGAGAGGTTGCAAGGATTGCCCTTGAAAAACTCATTCTCGATGGTAGGATACATCCTGCAAGAATTGAAGAAATGGTGGATAAGGCCAAGAAAGAAGTGGAAAACTCCATCAGGCAGGAAGGAGAAAATGCCACTTTTGAAACTGGGGTACATGGTTTACATCCTGAATTAGTTAAGCTTTTAGGAAAGCTTAAATTTAGAACCAGTTACGGTCAAAATGTACTGACTCACTCCATTGAGGTGGCTCATTTAGCAGGTATAATGGCCGCTGAGCTTGGAATGGATGTAAACTTAGCAAAGAGAGCCGGATTACTTCATGATATAGGAAAAGCTGTTGACCATGAAGTGGAAGGTTCCCATGTAACCATTGGAGCTGATTTAGCTAAGAAGTACAGGGAAAGCCCGGAAGTGGTAAATGCCATTGCATCACATCATGGGGATACAGATGCAACTACTTTAGTAGCTGTTTTAATCCAGGCTGCTGACTCAATTTCAGCAGCAAGACCTGGCGCAAGAAGGGAGACACTGGAGTCTTATATTAAGAGAGTGGAAAGACTAGAGGAAATAGCCAATTCTCATGAATTAGTTGACAAGTCTTTTGCTATTCAGGCCGGTAGGGAAGTACGAATAATGGTTAAAGCAGATGAGGTTACTGACCAGGGAATTCCTTTACTTGCAAGAGAAATAGTTGAAAAGATTGAACAAGAACTTGACTATCCAGGTCAAATAAAAGTAAATGTTATAAGAGAAACCAGACACATTGAGTATGCTAAATAA
- a CDS encoding tetratricopeptide repeat protein produces MKKKFPVKLIFYIAVVFFSFLYNATLGKVVLGVFILYMLFSNRNIFYEISATKAYKNNQLEKALGLFEKAAKTTQNPRPKITYGYLLLKTGDIEKSSQVFKEMIDSDIDIDSKMKAKSNYALVLWKSGDIDGAINLLEEVLSEYTSTVVYGSLGYLYILKGDLEKAVEFNEKAYNYNDSDPIILDNLGNAYYLAGNLSKSEEMYKELMKLNPQFPEAYYNYSLLLKKLGRFNEALENMKKADNFNLSFLSNLTKSDIEKHIKEIEDIIAREQ; encoded by the coding sequence ATGAAAAAGAAATTTCCGGTAAAATTAATATTTTATATAGCAGTGGTTTTTTTCTCATTTTTATATAATGCTACCCTTGGAAAGGTGGTATTAGGTGTATTTATTCTGTATATGCTTTTTTCTAACAGAAATATTTTTTATGAAATTTCTGCAACTAAAGCATATAAGAATAATCAATTAGAAAAAGCATTAGGTCTTTTTGAAAAGGCAGCAAAGACAACTCAAAACCCAAGACCTAAGATAACTTACGGCTACTTATTACTCAAAACGGGAGACATTGAAAAATCATCCCAGGTATTTAAAGAAATGATTGACTCTGATATTGATATAGACAGCAAGATGAAGGCAAAATCCAATTATGCCCTGGTATTGTGGAAAAGTGGCGACATAGACGGTGCAATTAATCTTTTAGAAGAAGTTTTGTCAGAGTATACCAGTACAGTTGTGTATGGAAGTTTAGGATATCTTTATATTTTAAAAGGAGATTTAGAAAAGGCTGTCGAATTTAATGAGAAAGCATATAATTACAATGATTCTGACCCTATTATACTTGATAATTTAGGGAATGCTTACTATTTAGCAGGTAATCTTTCTAAATCAGAAGAAATGTATAAAGAATTGATGAAGTTAAACCCTCAGTTTCCAGAGGCCTATTACAATTACAGTCTCCTTTTAAAAAAACTCGGAAGGTTTAATGAAGCTTTGGAAAATATGAAAAAAGCAGATAATTTTAATTTGTCTTTTTTGAGCAACTTGACAAAATCAGACATAGAAAAACACATAAAGGAAATAGAGGATATTATAGCAAGAGAGCAATAA
- the pta gene encoding phosphate acetyltransferase, whose product MSFIEKLIERAKSDVKTIVLPEGTDKRVVQAASMIKEQGIANVVLVGDEDEILKLADGLDLSGIKIENPLKSDKTEEYSKIFYELRKSKGISLEQAAEFMKNPLYFGVMMVKNGDADGMVAGAANSTADTLRPALQILKTAPGTKLVSAFFVMVVPDCEYGKDGTFIFADCGLVENPDAEQLSEIAIASAKSFKTLVQEEPKVAMLSYSSYGSAKSELTEKVINATKLAQEKAPDIAIDGELQADAALVPAIAKKKAPGSNVAGCANVLIFPDLNCGNIAYKLTERLGKAEAYGPITQGIAKPVNDLSRGCSAEDIVGVVAITAIQA is encoded by the coding sequence ATGAGTTTTATTGAAAAATTAATTGAACGTGCAAAATCTGATGTCAAAACAATTGTATTACCTGAAGGTACAGACAAAAGAGTTGTACAAGCTGCATCTATGATTAAAGAGCAGGGAATTGCCAACGTTGTACTTGTAGGAGACGAGGATGAGATTTTAAAATTAGCTGATGGTTTAGATCTTTCAGGTATAAAGATAGAAAACCCGTTAAAGTCAGATAAGACAGAAGAGTATTCAAAAATTTTTTATGAGCTGAGAAAATCTAAAGGCATTTCTTTAGAACAGGCTGCAGAATTTATGAAAAACCCTCTCTATTTTGGAGTAATGATGGTGAAAAACGGAGATGCAGACGGAATGGTGGCAGGGGCTGCCAACTCAACAGCAGACACACTAAGACCTGCACTTCAAATACTAAAGACCGCACCGGGAACAAAATTAGTTTCAGCATTTTTTGTAATGGTGGTACCAGATTGTGAGTATGGAAAAGATGGTACATTTATTTTTGCCGATTGCGGGTTGGTGGAAAACCCTGATGCAGAACAATTGTCAGAGATTGCAATAGCTTCCGCCAAATCTTTCAAAACCCTTGTACAAGAAGAACCTAAAGTTGCAATGCTTTCCTATTCCAGTTACGGCAGTGCTAAAAGTGAATTAACTGAAAAAGTAATAAATGCAACGAAACTTGCACAAGAAAAAGCACCTGATATTGCCATTGATGGTGAATTACAAGCGGATGCGGCATTAGTACCTGCTATAGCAAAGAAAAAAGCACCGGGAAGTAATGTGGCAGGATGTGCAAATGTACTTATTTTCCCTGATTTAAACTGTGGGAATATTGCATATAAACTGACAGAGAGATTAGGAAAAGCAGAAGCTTACGGACCTATTACCCAGGGAATTGCAAAACCTGTAAATGACCTTTCAAGAGGCTGTAGTGCAGAAGATATTGTTGGAGTGGTGGCAATTACTGCTATCCAGGCTTAG
- the folD gene encoding bifunctional methylenetetrahydrofolate dehydrogenase/methenyltetrahydrofolate cyclohydrolase FolD, whose translation MGCKVLNGRELATRIKSELKSEVEALKKKGIFPGLAVIIVGNDPASRVYVNSKKKACEEIGIQSFEYALDEDTGEEELIGLINKLNKDDKVNGILVQLPLPKQINEDKVINSIDPKKDVDAFHPVNVGKLMTGNPVFLPCTPAGVMELIKESGIDITGKECVVIGRSNIVGKPMAVLLLSQNGTVTVCHSKTANLEEKIKNADIIVAAVGKPEFIKGNFIKPGAIVIDVGINRLEGKKLVGDVEFETAKEVASAITPVPGGVGPMTIAMLMKNTVKAAVFQKEGI comes from the coding sequence ATGGGATGTAAGGTATTAAATGGAAGAGAATTGGCAACAAGAATAAAAAGTGAATTAAAATCAGAAGTGGAGGCACTTAAAAAGAAGGGGATATTTCCAGGGCTTGCTGTAATAATTGTTGGAAATGACCCGGCATCAAGGGTATATGTTAATTCAAAAAAGAAGGCATGTGAAGAGATTGGGATACAATCTTTTGAATATGCATTAGATGAAGATACCGGTGAAGAGGAGTTAATTGGATTAATAAATAAATTAAATAAGGATGATAAAGTTAATGGGATACTGGTACAATTGCCGCTTCCAAAGCAAATTAATGAGGATAAAGTGATTAATTCAATTGACCCTAAAAAAGATGTGGATGCTTTTCATCCTGTGAATGTAGGAAAACTTATGACTGGAAACCCGGTATTTTTACCTTGTACTCCGGCAGGTGTTATGGAGTTAATAAAAGAAAGCGGGATTGACATTACAGGGAAAGAATGTGTAGTTATCGGAAGAAGCAATATTGTTGGAAAACCCATGGCAGTGCTTTTGCTGTCTCAAAACGGGACTGTTACAGTTTGTCATTCTAAAACTGCCAATTTAGAGGAAAAAATTAAAAATGCCGATATTATAGTTGCGGCTGTGGGTAAACCTGAATTTATAAAAGGAAATTTTATTAAACCTGGTGCAATTGTAATAGATGTGGGTATAAATAGATTAGAGGGCAAAAAACTTGTAGGTGATGTGGAATTTGAAACAGCAAAGGAAGTTGCATCAGCAATAACCCCGGTTCCGGGAGGGGTTGGGCCTATGACCATTGCCATGCTTATGAAGAACACAGTAAAGGCGGCTGTATTTCAGAAAGAGGGTATTTAA
- a CDS encoding FtsK/SpoIIIE family DNA translocase, which produces MKSKNVQKKKKQQKLKKQQKKRGIKKYNNEIAGILMLAAGLILFSSIFFENSMGPFGSYMKNITLGLMGAPGFLIPILAIVYSGLLIFKRNNPDMNLKFIYIFVLILILSALVQAGFYKEDDYVGKSAISCIKKFYLDGKALAGGGVSGGLISIPFLLMFKGLGTIIILTSAAIIDIILITNVSIAGAIIKVKDAVLGFFNKLENKFKLSDKEIKDELIEDYNEPDIVMNGEKLPKVIDFNVLKEKDGRGKQKKTLYTEEQVLEKVDVESEEVGFIVEDIKKSESSQETVEEMADSVSEEIQSKVKISIEYKYPDISLLNNSPGINSDAINYRKTALKGAKKLEETLKSFGVDARVINVSVGPAVTRYELQPSAGVKVSKIVGLSDDICLNLAASGVRIEAPIPGKAAIGIEVPNKEVIPVFLREVIESKEFKNFPSNLAFALGKDITGHNTVADIAKMPHLLIAGATGSGKSVCINSLIISLLYKSSPNEVKLLMIDPKVVELGIYNGIPHLLIPVVTDPKKAAGALNWAVQEMEERYKLFAKKGVRDIKGYNAAVNADEGEETLPQIVIIIDELADLMMVAPGDVEDAICRLAQMARAAGMHLVIATQRPSVNVITGVIKANIPSRIAFAVTSQVDSRTIIDMAGAEKLLGKGDMLFYPVGAPKPVRVKGAFVSDQEVERVVEYIKSQGDAEYDEDIIEEINTEREVMDGASDDADELLPQAIELVVEAGQASVSMIQRKFKVGYARAARIVDQMEERGIVGGFEGSKPRQVLITKQQLQELEMRDGK; this is translated from the coding sequence GTGAAATCAAAAAATGTACAAAAGAAAAAAAAGCAACAAAAGCTTAAGAAACAACAAAAGAAAAGAGGGATAAAGAAGTACAATAATGAAATAGCAGGCATATTGATGCTGGCTGCAGGTCTTATATTGTTTTCAAGTATTTTTTTTGAAAACTCAATGGGGCCTTTTGGTTCATATATGAAAAACATAACATTAGGACTTATGGGGGCACCGGGGTTTTTGATACCTATTTTAGCTATAGTTTATTCTGGTTTGCTTATTTTCAAAAGAAATAATCCTGACATGAATTTAAAATTTATATATATATTTGTACTTATACTGATATTATCTGCTTTAGTCCAGGCAGGTTTTTATAAAGAAGATGATTATGTTGGAAAGAGCGCAATTTCCTGCATAAAAAAGTTTTATTTAGACGGGAAAGCTTTAGCAGGGGGAGGAGTGTCAGGAGGACTTATAAGCATTCCTTTTCTTTTGATGTTTAAAGGTTTAGGGACAATAATTATTCTTACTTCTGCAGCAATAATAGATATTATACTTATTACAAATGTGTCCATTGCAGGGGCAATAATTAAAGTTAAAGATGCTGTATTGGGGTTCTTTAATAAGTTAGAAAATAAATTCAAACTAAGTGATAAGGAAATAAAAGATGAGCTTATTGAAGATTATAATGAGCCTGATATTGTTATGAATGGTGAGAAACTCCCTAAAGTAATTGATTTTAACGTACTTAAAGAAAAAGATGGCAGAGGAAAGCAAAAGAAAACCCTTTACACAGAAGAACAAGTATTGGAAAAAGTGGATGTTGAAAGTGAAGAAGTGGGTTTTATAGTGGAAGATATTAAAAAAAGCGAGAGTTCTCAAGAGACTGTAGAGGAAATGGCGGACAGCGTAAGTGAGGAGATACAATCAAAAGTAAAAATTAGCATTGAATATAAATATCCTGATATAAGCCTATTAAATAACAGTCCGGGAATAAATAGTGATGCAATAAACTACAGGAAAACTGCACTAAAAGGAGCTAAAAAGCTTGAAGAGACGCTAAAGAGCTTTGGAGTAGATGCAAGGGTGATAAATGTAAGTGTGGGACCTGCTGTTACAAGGTATGAGCTGCAGCCAAGTGCAGGTGTTAAAGTGAGCAAAATAGTGGGGTTGTCCGATGATATATGTTTAAATCTTGCAGCCTCAGGGGTGAGGATAGAGGCTCCCATTCCAGGGAAGGCGGCCATTGGAATTGAAGTGCCCAACAAGGAAGTAATTCCTGTATTTTTGAGGGAGGTTATAGAATCTAAAGAATTTAAAAATTTCCCTTCCAATCTTGCTTTTGCACTAGGAAAGGATATTACGGGACATAACACTGTGGCAGATATAGCCAAAATGCCTCACCTTCTGATAGCCGGTGCTACAGGTTCAGGTAAAAGTGTCTGTATAAACAGTCTTATCATAAGCCTTCTTTACAAATCCTCCCCAAATGAAGTAAAGCTTTTGATGATTGACCCTAAAGTGGTTGAATTGGGGATATATAATGGAATTCCACATCTTTTAATACCTGTTGTTACAGATCCTAAAAAAGCAGCCGGGGCATTAAACTGGGCTGTTCAGGAGATGGAGGAAAGGTATAAGCTTTTTGCCAAAAAAGGTGTCAGGGATATCAAAGGGTATAATGCTGCGGTAAATGCAGATGAAGGGGAAGAAACCCTGCCCCAGATAGTTATAATTATAGATGAACTTGCAGATTTAATGATGGTTGCACCCGGTGATGTGGAAGATGCAATATGCAGGCTGGCTCAAATGGCACGTGCCGCAGGGATGCATCTTGTAATTGCCACACAAAGACCGTCGGTAAATGTAATAACAGGTGTTATAAAGGCAAATATACCGTCCAGGATTGCTTTTGCCGTTACTTCCCAGGTGGATTCAAGGACTATAATTGACATGGCAGGGGCTGAAAAACTTCTTGGAAAAGGGGATATGCTTTTTTATCCGGTGGGGGCGCCAAAACCTGTGAGGGTAAAAGGAGCCTTTGTGTCTGACCAGGAAGTGGAAAGGGTTGTGGAATATATTAAATCCCAGGGTGATGCAGAATATGATGAGGACATAATAGAGGAAATTAACACAGAACGTGAAGTAATGGACGGAGCTTCTGATGATGCGGATGAATTATTGCCCCAGGCAATAGAGCTTGTCGTTGAAGCGGGACAGGCCTCTGTATCCATGATACAGAGAAAGTTTAAAGTAGGATATGCAAGGGCTGCCAGAATTGTGGATCAGATGGAAGAGAGGGGCATTGTGGGAGGTTTTGAAGGCAGCAAACCAAGACAGGTTTTAATTACCAAACAGCAGCTTCAGGAGTTGGAAATGCGGGACGGAAAGTAA
- a CDS encoding TIGR00282 family metallophosphoesterase, producing the protein MNILFIGDIFGNPGRKVTKEMIRRLKKEREIDFFFANGENAAGGSGITYVVAQELYSAGIDGITLGNHTWSKKEIVNFISTDKCMVRPANYPPELPGSGSTIIKGKVGLLNLMGRVYMNSIDCPFKAAEREIAHLKESVKVIVVDMHAEATSEKYALGWFLDGKVSCVLGTHTHVQTADEKILPSGTGYITDVGMTGPYEGVIGVKKDTIIDKFITHMPARFEVAQGKVQFNAVYLEIDDNTGKTLNIERIFKVLEV; encoded by the coding sequence TTGAACATACTGTTTATTGGAGATATTTTTGGAAATCCAGGCAGAAAAGTGACAAAAGAAATGATTAGGAGGCTAAAAAAAGAAAGAGAGATAGATTTTTTCTTTGCCAACGGTGAAAATGCAGCAGGGGGCAGCGGGATTACATACGTTGTTGCCCAGGAATTATATAGCGCTGGAATTGACGGCATAACACTAGGGAATCATACATGGTCCAAAAAAGAAATTGTAAACTTTATTTCCACAGATAAATGTATGGTAAGACCGGCTAATTACCCGCCGGAACTTCCAGGCAGCGGTTCTACAATAATAAAGGGCAAGGTAGGGCTGCTTAACCTTATGGGAAGGGTATATATGAACAGCATAGATTGTCCTTTTAAAGCAGCTGAGAGGGAAATTGCCCATTTAAAAGAATCCGTTAAAGTTATTGTTGTAGATATGCATGCGGAGGCAACTTCAGAAAAATATGCCCTTGGATGGTTTTTGGATGGAAAAGTAAGTTGCGTTTTGGGTACTCATACCCATGTTCAAACTGCAGATGAAAAAATATTGCCATCAGGAACAGGTTATATTACCGATGTTGGAATGACAGGACCTTATGAAGGGGTCATTGGAGTAAAAAAAGATACAATTATAGATAAATTCATAACACATATGCCGGCAAGGTTTGAAGTGGCACAAGGAAAAGTACAGTTTAATGCTGTATATCTTGAAATTGATGACAATACGGGTAAAACCCTTAATATAGAGAGGATTTTCAAAGTTTTAGAAGTGTGA